Proteins co-encoded in one Papaver somniferum cultivar HN1 chromosome 5, ASM357369v1, whole genome shotgun sequence genomic window:
- the LOC113279370 gene encoding uncharacterized protein LOC113279370 — translation MGKRKPRKKTNSEYDPEEHQTLKQLQRGALKSGGKLNKRKRNQIVEDSESDEEQTNQMMNKLIEEESQNELDEESERDTESSEREIINKKKNGKRKKNINVSDGEEVSSKHKKSKKESNEARKQKTSKKGSPKQRKKVNLGVGPSKKASGDRPYRALLTVSNL, via the exons ATGGGAAAGAGAAAACCTAGAAAAAAGacgaattctgaatatgatccaGAAGAACATCAAACATTGAAGCAATTACAGAGAG GAGCATTGAAATCTGGGGGGAAACTTAACAAACGGAAAAGAAATCAAATTGTAGAAGATAGTGAATCAGATGAAGAACAAACTAATCAGATGATGAACAAACTAATTGAAGAAGAAAGTCaaaatgaattagatgaagaaagtgAAAGAGATACTGAATCTTCTGAAAGAG AAATCAtcaataagaagaaaaatggtaaacgtaagaAGAATATTAATGTTTCTGATGGAGAAG AAGTAAGCTCAAAACATAAGAAGTCTAAGAAAG AATCAAATGAAGCAAGAAAACAGAAGACATCTAAGAAAGGTTctccaaaacaaagaaaaaaagttaATTTGGGTGTTGGACCATCTAAGAAGG catctGGAGACAGGCCATATAGAGCACTTTTAACGGTTTCGAATCTCTAG
- the LOC113279371 gene encoding uncharacterized protein LOC113279371 — MGVNATAVVHFCNLKFSHVVTSSSKIKELKMMACSRWISLLDDLAEDNSTAFIEDGALVSRPRRLKEWENVIGDVGQHIGYPYAIIKSAPDRYIVKCASFATKTCKWIFHASSIQGNLDLFEIKTFYKEHTCGSGTADSRQFKCKRKFVQSVIMDDIRHDPHKKKASDIQKIFELDYGIDLSYHQAYSGLEYGKQVLWGDDVELYSDFQWYVDVVNKYNTDSKVVLEVDKVSKKFERFFISFEAFTHGFNFCRPMIILDATFLVGKHKGALMVVVGKDTNQGIFPIAFGIVDIEDKPNWVWFLEHLKEILDEKRIITFISDQGKGLIHAVPEVFPGCFHSFCFYHMKLNIPVSKNDKRYKAVVSMFKYAYYALTPQGFASALKSMKLCNLHKMIIWLNGIPHENWATYAFLGMHYGEKSSSVIESFNSFIKNDKGLPHSFLADQIQVHLMDWMYKRKKESEKWKSVLTPRMEHRLKTIKDVGRSYRVKPAGGWYSKHTVYHYIDPAFTTDYYRNAYSHLIVPIPDVEKPNEVDEANKVNAPNVVRGPGRQKKKRYIPRSEKPR, encoded by the exons ATGGGTGTTAATGCTACCGCAGTTGTTCATTTTTGCAATTTAAAATTTTCACATGTTGTCACATCATCATCTAAAATTAAGGAGCTAAAGATGATGGCTTGTTCTCGTTGGATTTCTCTTC TAGATGACTTGGCTGAAGATAACAGCACTGCTTTTATTGAAGATGGAGCACTAGTGTCTCGTCCAAGGAGATTAAAGGAGTGGGAGAATGTTATTGGTGATGTTGGTCAACA TATCGGATATccatatgcaatcataaagagtGCTCCTGATCGTTATATTGTTAAG tgTGCTTCGTTCGCCACGAAAACTTGTAAATGGATATTTCATGCTTCATCcatccaaggtaacttagatctGTTTGAAATTAAAACATTTTACAAAGAGCACACATGTGGATCTGGTACTGCTGATTCTCGCCAATTTAAATGCAAGCGTAAGTTTGTACAAAGTGTGATAATGGACGATATAAGACACGATCCTCACAAAAAGAAGGCTTcggatatccaaaaaatatttgaaTTGGATTATGGGATAGATTTAAGTTACCATCAAGCTTATTCCGGTCTTGAGTATGGAAAGCAAGTTTTATGGGGAGATGATGTGGAGTTATATTCAGACTTTCAATGGTATGTTGATGTTGTTAATAAGTATAATACCGATAGTAAAGTTGTTCTTGAAGTTGATAAAGTCTCCAAGAAGTTTGAGAGATTTTTCATATCTTTTGAAGCTTTTACACATGGCTTTAACTTCTGTCGTCCTATGATTATCCTGGATGCTACCTTTCTTGTCGGAAAACACAAGGGTGCCCTAATGGTAGTTGTGGGAAAGGATACAAATCAAG gaatttttcctaTAGCTTTTGGTATAGTTGACATTGAAGATAAACCAAATTGGGTATGGTTTTTAGAGCATTTGAAGGAGATTCTTGATGAGAAAAGAATTATAACTTTTATAAGCGATCAAGGTAAAGGACTGATCCATGCAGTCCCAGAAGTTTTTCCAGGCTGCTTTCATTCCTTCTGTTTTTATCACATGAAGCTTAATATTCCTGTTTCTAAAAATGATAAGAGATACAAGGCAGTAGTTAGTatgtttaagtatgcgtactatgCTCTCACTCCTCAAGGTTTTGCTTCCGCTTTGAAATCCATGAAATTGTGCAACTTACATAAAATGATCATTTGGCTGAACGGAATTCCTCATGAGAATTGGGCAACTTATGCATTTTTGGGAATGCATTATGGAGAAAAGAGTTCTAGTGTTATTGAATCTTTCAATAGTTTTATAAAAAATGACAAGGGACTTCCACATTCATTTTTAGCGGATCAAATTCAGGTTCATCTTATGGATTGGATGTATAAAAGAAAGAAGGAATCTGAAAAGTGGAAATCAGTCCTTACACCCAGAATGGAACACAGACTTAAGACCATTAAGGATGTTGGTAGAAGCTACAGGGTTAAGCCAGCAGGGGGATG gtACTCTAAACACACTGTATACCATTACATTGATCCTGCGTTTACAACTGATTACTATCGAAATGCCTATTCACATCTAATTGTCCCCATTCCTGATGTTGAGAAACCAAATGAAGTTGATGAAGCCAATAAGGTTAATGCTCCTAATGTTGTTAGAGGACCTGGAAGACAGAAAAAAAAGAGGTACATACCTCGTTCTGAAAAGCCTAGGTAA